A single genomic interval of Macadamia integrifolia cultivar HAES 741 chromosome 6, SCU_Mint_v3, whole genome shotgun sequence harbors:
- the LOC122081190 gene encoding enoyl-CoA delta isomerase 2, peroxisomal-like (The sequence of the model RefSeq protein was modified relative to this genomic sequence to represent the inferred CDS: added 31 bases not found in genome assembly), which produces MVNLFQPLVADLISLPMPTIAAVSGHAAAAGFMMALSHDYVLMRRDKGVIYMSELDIGLNFPDYFMALMRSKINSPIARRKVALAAGKVKADEAVKMGMIDSAHDSSEETVEAAVRLAEQLTGRNWDGEVYADIRKSSFPELCEVLGLIYKAKAPSKL; this is translated from the coding sequence ATCTGATTTCTCTTCCGATGCCGACCATAGCCGCCGTGTCCGGCCACGCCGCTGCCGCAGGGTTCATGATGGCTTTGAGCCACGATTATGTGTTGATGAGGAGAGACAAGGGAGTGATCTACATGAGCGAGCTCGATATTGGACTCAACTTCCCTGATTACTTCATGGCGTTGATGAGGTCGAAGATCAATTCGCCGATCGCCCGACGAAAAGTGGCGTTGGCAGCTGGGAAGGTGAAGGCGGACGAGGCGGTGAAGATGGGGATGATCGATTCGGCGCACGATAGCTCAGAGGAGACGGTGGAGGCTGCGGTGCGCCTGGCGGAGCAGTTGACCGGGAGAAATTGGGATGGGGAGGTGTATGCCGATATAAGAAAGTCTTCGTTTCCGGAGTTGTGTGAGGTGTTAGGGTTGATTTACAAGGCCAAAGCGCCTTCGAAGCTTTGA